From Candidatus Thermoplasmatota archaeon, the proteins below share one genomic window:
- a CDS encoding CoA pyrophosphatase — MRPDEAWTLLKRAFGGPAPPRPEDAPRASGVLVPLVDVDGRAHVLLTRRSEALASHPGELSFPGGRAERGESALEAALRETEEEVGVAPSDVEVAGHLTDYLTYRGVHVTAYVGRLARERLPRDPRSPAEVAEVLLVPVHGLLDAPPSVAVKPERRVPVAPPRSPGPRVYGVGAYEARALPRRGRIPVADEADLDHDRVVHYWRLAPATTLWGISGEITARFLARGYGWRPRGPVARIRTVEDFVP; from the coding sequence GTGCGACCGGACGAGGCCTGGACGCTCCTCAAGCGCGCCTTCGGCGGACCCGCCCCGCCTCGTCCCGAGGACGCGCCGCGCGCAAGCGGCGTCCTCGTGCCGCTCGTCGACGTCGACGGGCGGGCGCACGTGCTCCTCACGCGGCGCAGCGAGGCCCTCGCGAGCCACCCGGGGGAGCTGAGCTTCCCGGGCGGGCGCGCGGAGCGCGGGGAAAGCGCGCTCGAGGCGGCGCTCCGCGAAACGGAGGAGGAGGTGGGCGTCGCGCCGTCGGACGTCGAGGTGGCGGGCCACCTCACCGACTACCTGACGTACCGGGGCGTCCACGTCACCGCCTACGTGGGTCGCCTCGCGCGCGAGCGGCTCCCGCGCGACCCGCGAAGCCCCGCGGAGGTCGCGGAGGTCCTCCTCGTGCCCGTGCACGGCCTCCTCGACGCGCCGCCCTCGGTGGCCGTGAAACCCGAAAGGCGCGTCCCCGTCGCGCCTCCGCGCTCGCCGGGCCCGCGCGTCTACGGGGTCGGCGCGTACGAGGCCCGGGCGCTCCCGCGGAGGGGCCGCATCCCCGTCGCGGACGAGGCGGACCTCGACCACGACCGCGTGGTGCACTACTGGAGGCTCGCGCCCGCGACCACGCTCTGGGGCATCAGCGGCGAGATCACCGCGCGGTTCCTCGCGCGCGGCTACGGATGGCGACCGCGCGGGCCCGTCGCGCGCATCCGCACGGTCGAGGACTTCGTCCCGTGA